CATTCCATTTtaattttgcacacaaaacggCACATCATGAGACCCAGTATGCTTCAATGTTTTGCGTGTGAACATAGCTAGAAGGGTTATTTTGAGAGAATGGAAacttttgtctctctttatttGGAGGAGATTAGGTACTCCTCatcaaaataagagtttatttgcaaaatgtTACGTGCAAACCTTTTCTCAATTACATTGTTTTGTGATCAAAATTAAATTTCAATTAATTGCACGGCCCTAACAGACATTGAAATAATCTTGCTGCTCTCTGTTTGTGATTCTTTTTTAATTCTTGCTTCAGGCGATTCTATCGGCGCAGAAAGATCTCTCAGCCAGCAATGACAGTCTCTCTGAAGCTGCTAACACAAAGGCCCGTTTGGTTGTAAAAACACTCTCTGTGATCAGTGGAAATCTGTCTATTATTCACCTTGTGACAGGCATGTTTATGTCTATTTTCTAACATTATAGACCAaaagattaatcgatgaatGGAGAACAGAATCGGCTGATTaataaattagtaaaataatcTTTATTTGCAGCCCTACTTGTGGCTCAAATCTAATGGCTCTGTATGTAACAGTGGTACATGTAATGCCCTTCATTCTATCATTTCCCCTTTTTATAACCAGGTAATACATCTCTTTTTTTCAAGAGAGACCTGGCGAAGACAGTAGCATTACAAACAGTGTTATaacaaataatacaaacaacatgaacacactaaAAGAACTatcaaacaacacaaaaatgaGTATGAGTTTCCAAAACCTTCacaacaaagtaaaaacaatacATTCAGAAGCAAACACGTTGATGAATCTTATCTTATTACTGACTGTAATTTCACTTCAATGCATTTCTGGActtttatgtttatttctttACATCTCATTATTCTATTTTaattgattttattttcctttttattgtgtttttagatGTCATTCTAATCGATTTCTCATCTTTATGCAAACCATCATTACTATTAATAAAAATACcttgtatttcttttcttttttacacatacatgcaGTGTACCTGGGTTATGTTTGGTTATGTAGAAAGatatgcatatatacatatattatccatgtatgtatatttgtattgtatacatttcatttcatttcttttctaAGGAGTTACCTGTCTTTCTGATTGTagtttcatgtgtttttttaattgatccATATGTTCTATGTCTGGAAGAGGGAATGTAAATATGAGAATAAATTAATAACCATGTCATCTGTGTTTCAGGAGAAAGGAGGTGCGTCCAGCGGATTATTCCAGAAGCCGTCCAGACGTGCAGACGGTCCTACAGAAGAAGTAAGAAGTCTGTTTTCAGTCCTCCCTTTGCATTAGCTGTAACAGATCACTGTTAGTGATGAAACCTCAAAGCTCTGTAGTGTGTAACAGATTGTTTGTATCTTTTCTCAGGAAACACAGTCACATGGCGATGAGCTCTCAGGCAGCAGTGATGCTCTTAACACCAAGGTGAGTTTTTTTATGCATCATTTAGAGACGGTCCTAAAtcgttttaaagtgctcatattatgctcatttccaggttcataatggtatttagaggttatatcagaataggtttacatggtttaattttcaaaaaacaccatcattttgttgtactgcacattgctgcagctcctcttttcaccctgtgtgttgagctctctgttttagctacagagtgagacatctcacgtctgttccatctttgttgggagtcgcacatgctcagtagctaggtaaggactactagccagtcagaagcagagtatgagggcgtgccacgctagcagctaggcgagcattataatgtgtgtatgagcactttaaagaaataGCACTCATTTGTCTGAAAGTATGTTTTCGTAAAATAAGGAGGAATATTTAGTGGAGTATTCAAGAAAACTCCCAAACCTGCAGAAGCTGCTCAACGTGAGGAGGTAAAAGCATCATTTGTCCACCCGTTTCAACTGTTTTAACGCAATCCAACTCTTTAACTTCAGATTCATATTTTCAACATTTGAGGGATGCTTGGAAGCCTTTTAATGATAATGTTTAAATTGTCCAGCCTCATTATCCATTTGGCTACCAGGATATCTGAAACTCTTTGACAGATTCAAATTTGGTGGAATATTGGGGATAATAATGAGGAATTAGTTGTTGGTGCAGATTCAGTGTTACTTTTAAGAGAGTTCTTGACATAGTacatatttgaatgtttttactattttcacaTGGAAATCTGGCAAATGTATCCCATGACTGTCGATTATGTGTATGCTAATGCAAAACCATGCTTAGATCTTCATGAAAGTGTTTTCTATCACTCCTTCCTAATGATAACAAGTAACACCTTCTGATACAAACTGTGATTCATTATAATTAACAGTATACAGTAAAGTTTTTACCAGGAATATGTTGTAAAATGGTAAATTACCAGTGACCTTtgtatcatttattttaaagcagccatattatgctcattttcaggttcataattgtattttaaggttgtaccagaataggtttacatggtttaattttcaaaaaacaccatatttttgttgtactgcaccgctctctctcactgctgcagatcctcttttcagctggtctctgttttagctacagagtgagacctcttttcttcttcttcttctgtactatctttgattgcacttgcacatgtgcagtagctcagatgtagatcatgtcagctagctagctccatagacagtaaaagaaaggctgtttctacaacttcggtcagttacaaggcaggattagctgggagacttctaaatgagggcgcacatgtaagtagttcttttgtagattatggttaacttgtgtgtgttgtagcagtgctttgctattgagaacgaggtagcatgctagcgttagcatgctagcgttagcattagcgttagcatgctaacgctacgagctaatggttgcggttagcctgctcgtttcggcttgtgacgtcacaagccgtgccgattttgaacagctcacccagagactgaaggcaggacacattcagtaaccgtatctcactctaaacagcatggatggatttttttcaaagtttgtatgtgtgtggaagcaccagaaacacaacataacgctccaaatcccagaaaaagtgattttttcataatatgggcactttaaattaaatgttCATTTAGTATTCTCAGATAACATTTGTTTGCTACCACTGCTTTTGAAAACCCTTTTTCAGATCGCGTCTCCTGACAGTGATCTCTCAACCACCACCGAGAATTTACCTGAGAACAAACAGATTAAAATACTTCAAATCAAATATGATTGATGCCTTTTCGACAAAACAACATTTAGATTTGTACTAAATACTCTTTTACTTGTATATTTCATCAGGAGAAAGGTTGAGGGCTGTTCAGCAGACTCCTCAAAAAGACTCCCAAAGCATCGGGAGAAAGCACAGAGTCACCGGTGAATCAGTGTTTCCTGGATGAGCAATGAGTTTCTGAACCCGCGACACAATTtcacctgtttaaaaaaaaaaaaaaaaacatcaaattgtGTGTTTCAGGAACGAGAAGCTCCGAAAGAGCAGTCGGTCAGCAATGACAGCCTGTCTGAGAATAACACCACGAAGGTGAGCAGAATAATGCAACAACAGCTTGTCGATGAAATGCCTTCTGAGGGAGTGTTCACTGACACCAATTTATGTTTTAGGAGAAAACTATTTTTAGCAACATTTTTAAGAAGCCACAGAAACCAGCAGTGGGCGCTGCAGCAGACAAGGTGCTGTGATTTGATTCATTTGATTAATTTAGTCATTAAATGTCCTTTTTGCAGAGGATGGAGTAGATATTTATCTTGTTACTGTTTTCTGGGTTGAATTCAGGAGCTGGAGGTGAACAGAGAAAAATGGTTATCTGGGAGCTGTGAGAATCTGTCTGACACCACGGTCCCAAAGGTACTTCAGATTTTCTAAAATAACTCTAACCTCTTTCTGTTTCACTGTGGAACTGAAACCAGATCTcagacagattccatagggccaCATATTAAATCAGTGCTAAAagtggagatttgaaaatatgtttaagTTTTCAACCAAGCCGCCCCACTGTAACCGTAGTTTTAAAAACTTCTTaacatacattaaaaaataattgccAGTGGtttaggcctggtggggggcaaCTTCACCAGGCatgcaatacactgggggaaaccctgctgCATGTAATCAAATAATCTTTGTTAGTAGTGTTTTTAGtaacaaagtgcttcacacaacacaccaaaataataataataataataattaattaatgaattaatgttATAAATGAATTTGGCCCAGATTTATTTAATACCACGGAAATTCATAAAACCAGTGTTTGCAAAGTCTGATTCACTGTGATCCTGGAAGCAGGTGTAGCTTTTGACTTTTGATTCtgtttcatttttctttctgtgatCTGCGTTACAGGAGAAACAAGGTGGCCTGGCGGGCATCTTTAAAAGATCAGCCAGTATTGACAACCTGTTTGATGAGGCGAGTGTCCATCCCGTGCAAACGCTCACAGCAGCATCCTCCCCGCTAAGGACACATCATTGTTACACATGACAACAACGTTACGTTGACAAAAATAAAGGTTCAAGACGCTAACTGATACAAAAAATGTATGGTGTGCTGAAAtgaaaccagtggtggaatgtaactcagtacatttactcaagtaaaatgtTGAGTTAATTGTacttatttccattttctgttgctttctacttctactccactacatttcagagggaaatatttcactttttactccactacattaatctgacagctgtaggcacTTTTCAGGTCAGGATTTTACATGGAAAGCACATGATCAGTTTAAAAATGATTATGCATTCTTATAAATCAAACAACATCTACAACAGTGTATCGAGTACTTAAAAGTACAACTGACAGCATAATCAATCTGACTGGGATCATTTTGCAATGCATATTtcttacttttgatacttgcAAGTAAAGTAAGTCAGAGTTTTGAAGTTAGATTTTGATTGCAGGACTCAACAGAGTACTTTTACACTAGTTAAAGATTTAGATTCAAATATctcaatacttcttccaccactgctgaaaGGTAGAATATAAATTGACTGTATGCTCTGAAACATGATTGTAAACATGTAAAGTGCAGTTTTAGGCATCTGGCTAAACCATGAACACCCACCTGTTCAGTGTTCAGTCTTTACGCCTCCTTTAGCACTCTTCACAAGCCAATCCAGAGAAGATTACTagccaaaatgtccaaaatgaAATTGTAGTGTCCGATTGAAACACTTTTTATCTTTAGAATAAAAAACTTTGCACTGATTTGCATTTTCACTCATCaggagcagtggtggaatataactaagtacatttactcaagtactgtacttaagtacaaatgttgaggtactttttgaggtatttttacagtatggtattagtacttttacttaagtaaaggatctgaatccttcttccaccactgatcagGAGAAAGGCGGGCTGTTCAGCGGACTAAAGAAAACACCCAAAGCGTCCAGAGACGAGACAGTTGCAGAGGTGAGTCTGTCACTAGTTACACTGTCTGTGGTGACTGTTATTGTACTTATTTATAAAACCGTCCATTTCTCTTTTTTGCAGGACAAAGATGACCAGAAGGAGCTGTCAGCAAGTGATGACAGTCTGTTTGACAACAGCAACACCAAGGTACTGGGAGGAGAAATGTTGGTTTTTGAACCAAAAAAAGAACATCAGcactataaaatagaaacaaatgCAACATGCAGCTTCTcatgtacatttaaaaacaaaaattaatattttaaacTCGAGtagtttacatttatttatttttgattcaACCTACGCCTAAAGTCCTTGCAAgtcctgcattggaaatgttacttaaagtattaaaagtaaaagtactcaatgcagaaaatcccattttagaaactggaaacgatccaaacagttacGTGTTTAAtagtctaatcatttcagctggactcgtaggccgttatattgttggctagtttcatttataataaaacatagttTTTTATAATCTACATGTGTTtcgtgtgcagaaatcttaatttgtaaagttactagtaactaaagatgtcagattaatgtagtggagtaaaaagtacaatattcagAGTATTTATTGGAAGaataaaccccttgagatgaatTATCTCATTTTCTAGAGGGTCCTTAagacaaataaacagaaaaaaaacaaaacacaaaatacatacacacatacacccagcaCTCCCAAGACTAACTACTCCAACATCAACTGACTCCCCACATATACAATActaaaaataagaataaataataaaaaaatatttacaattaAATACACAATAAGTGTAGGAAAATAATATTTCTCtaaaatgtagcagagtagaagtagaaagtggcatgaaagaaaagactcaagtaaactacaagtacctcaacatttgtacttgagtaaatgtacttagttacattccaccactgactttAATGTTTACTATGACACATCACAGATACGCCTGATGTAGTTTTCACTTACAcagactgtgtctgtgttttcaggAGAAAAGTATTTTCAGTGGCATGTTTAAGAAGACTCATAAACCAGCAGATGGGACTACAACAGATGAGGTACATTAATGGCCCGTTTACATAAAGTTCACATTATATCACACCATTTCTCATTTCTCTGTTggagttttattttctgttttctgtgtttagGAATCAAACGAGGATAAGAAGTTATCTGTCAGCTGGGAAAATCTGTTAGAAGCAAACACATACAAGGTACAAATGTTGTCCGACAATCACAATCTTCTTTGTTCTGCTGTTGGTACAGTAATCATTTTAATATTAACGTGTGAATGTTTCTTATGTTTCAGGAGAAGACTGGAGGACTGGCAGGGATCTTCAAGAGGTCTTACAAACCAGCTCCGCGCTCGATCGCTAATGAGGTGACCAAATccactctttttattttttccgaTGGTGATGTGTGTGGTTACCCGCTGTTTAGTAGTCTGTAAAAGCTCTTGTAAAATTACCTTCAACAAGTTTAAACCAACCAGATCGCTTTCTGTTTTCCAGGATCCTCTCAGTGACACATTGGAGTTGTCCGCCAGCTGCGGCAGCCTCGCAGAAACTGCCGAGGTGAGAGCTACTCCAAGTCTGTGGATGTACTCGGCAACTTGCTGAGCAACTCTAAGAGTACTTTCATGAACATATTTTTGGTCAGCAAACATCTGAATACTTTTTAAGATGATGATCCCACTCAGAAACGCAATGCCACAAAGCCAAAAACATCAAATCTAGAGAAAGAAAGGCTCTACACACCAACGTCCAATGACATATTTAAGCTTTCTTCTTTAATGTGGACTATTTAACAAAAGGGAATCCCAGAGCAATGTTGTCAGCACAGAAAGgcatgaaatgtatttttacatACACTCGTATAGAATCAGTAGTAGATGGAACAATAGCAGTAACAGTTATCATTGTGGTAGTAGTCGTGcatagccagacctttctccacagcgctgtgtcagtgctggagtatggtctgacTACACCGGCTTCTTATACTGGgatatggaggaaaaaaaacactgggttCTTTCTTGAATTCTTTGGATCAATTACAATTgtcctgggcggcgctaagccccggaTGCAGCAACGGTGCCCTTCATAGCAAATCATAGCAGAGATAGAGGAAGGCACGcgccagatgtcaggctttatcccagcactgTACATCCGCTAAGCCAGATAAGTAGAGTTAATCAGGAATACAGTTTTGATTTAGATACATTTCCAATCTGTACATTTCAGATTGAGCCAATGAAGCCAAAACTAGATCTGGGCAATATGGAAAAactcaaatatcatgatatttttgaccaaatacatcaatggcgatattgtagggttgactattggtatttcacaaaatatttacacaataagagttttgataaataatcaccaatattGTGGAtctaatgactaagtgggtaaaggcaaataataaaacagctagaacagtctggtaagttcagaaaatgacatcactttactgtaatgcagcctttaaaaccaggaaaagacaacacttgtgtcatattgcgatattacgatatccaaaatttaagacgatatctagcctcatactTATATATCGATGCCGATagaatatcgatatattgcccagccctacaaaaaactatttaaaatgcTAACAATATGTATGAACACAAAGAGTTAGCATTGCGAGACGATCCACTCCTGGATAATGTGTCTGTGCAGCTGTTCAGCATTTATCTCTGTCTTCTTTTGCAGGAAAGCGAGGACATGGAGGCACCGGAAGGAGGCGGGCTGAGACGCAGGAGAACCATCAGCAAGAAAAGACGAGTGAGTTGTTGTTCGCTTTAAAGAAACATCCATAGACATGACGGAGAGTCGCAGGAGCAAGAACCAAAGTGTATTTCAACAGCTGTACCACTCGGTGGCTTATCTTAATACAGTTTACAACACTTCAACGGTGACAGGAGCTGAACTTTGTGACCATTCTTCTCTTGCTTCTCCAGTTTGAGCTCTTAATTTTGATGTTAAAGTACTTTTCTCTTTGACGACCTCGTCTtctcttgttttgtttctcaGGTTGTGTCATTCCGAGTCAAGAAAACTCTTCCCAAAATACAGAAGCTTGATCTACCTTCACAGGTATGTACTCATCTCCTCTAGTTGTTCCACAGTTACAACTCACTTTTCTGTTTTGCACCCTGCTCCTGCTCTTTAACTATGTTACCACAGAGAGATCtaaaacttggtacacatatggaTGTTAACACTGAGAAATAAAGTCTTAAGGATCAGTCCAAGAGGTTATAAGAAGTTGTGCTGGGTAATTTCTTTTGTTCTATCTCTAAACATGCTCCGTCCTCCTTTTAAATTCGTTTACTGGTTTTATTAATAATGTGTTAAAGTTCTTTTTAATGACAGGAATTGTTGTTTTCTTCCTCCACAGAGTTCAGACAAGATGCCTCTTATTGAGGAGGCTGTAGAGCTGCAGGAGCTGAACCGAGCACAGGTTAGTATAAGGATATTATAAAGTAGATAtacggaagaaaaaaaaagttgattagGGTTCCCAAATGTCTAATCCAAAGAATCCAACCAAGCATCTATTTTTGTGAACGGTAGCCAGTTCATCATGCTGCTTTGAAATCAACTGAAAAAGGAAATTCAGTCTTTGGTTGACAAAATTAAATCTGGTACATGAATACATTAATTTACTCTAAATAAAACTGGAACAAGAGTGTCTGAAgattcagaaacacacacgccgATTGTAACCTTTCAAACTAAAGACAAGAGCCAGATGTTGGGGTTTTTCACCAGTGGGAGAAAGACttaacagacatacagagagaatGGTAGTGACCGCAGTTTCAGATACCAACCCATTAAAGTGAATATTGTGTCACAGAGTTGTGATGTTGCGTTTGTTTTCCAGGAGAGCACAGTAGAGGTCCAGACTTTGGAGATGGCAGCTTACCCTACTGAAGACAACCCTCTGGAATCTGAGGTCGGTTTGTTTGGGCCACTTTCACACACGCTGTGGTTCATTTGTTCCTTTGGTAGTACACAGAGAACGTTAAAAGTTCAATGCATCTCAGTTTTAAATGCTTCTGAAAAACCCTGTACTCACATGCTGatatgcatacagtacatgtttccATTCCAAAGGCTTTCgataaaaaatatacaatacatCTATATTGATAAATGTCTCTGTTTTCAGGAAAATGATGATTTGATGGAGTGGTGGAACACAGTCAAAGGTCAGTATGATTgtccatccacacacacacacacacacacaaaaagaatgTTTCTTTTAATGTAAAAGAAATTAGCATTAACAACCAGTATTAATTGTTTTAATTCTGCTGCCGGTTTCCAGGATGGGCAGAATGGAACGAGACATCTAATTTCCACGAAGATGATGGGCAAATGTAAGCGTAGTTTCTTAATTTTACTAATTTTTCATTCAAATTTAGCCACAAGATGTTATTTTGGCACTCTATTTCTATTTCCTTATCCAGGATGTCCATCAGATCTATAGCAGGCCCCCTCACTTAAACCAGGAAGCTCGACTCATAATATGCAACAGTCAATTTTAGCAAAAACCTTTTTAAACTGACCTAAATTATCTAACCTATTTAAGTTACTCCATCCAACAATTTTCTGCTGCTTATCCAGGTCCAGCTTCTGGTAATATCATGAATTATATTATCAGTAATTATTGTTATAAACTGCGGAGAAGCACTGAAAATGAATGTGATTTGATAATAAATAATTCTAGGCCAAATCGTGCCTACTGGTTTTCCATCATACGTTCATCTTTTAAGCCAATATGATCGTGAAATAGCCAGGTATTAAATTGCATTGTGtgtgatattaaaaaaaacttaaaaagaatattttaaaaatattttaaaagtcCATGTTTTGCCTTGTCCACCTGCAGATTTCACTTGGGACACATGCACGTTGGAAATTGCTATTTCTTAGGCCTACAAGCATGTAACTTTAAATTTACCAAATACACCATCTGGTTTCAAGCCTTCACAGCTCTCGTGTGTCTCTGCAGGTCGATGGAGCAGGCAGCTGACCGTGTCTACATGGCAGCCCGTCTCTTTGTGCGTCTTTTCAACAAGCGGGGGGCGTCCTTACAGCGTGGCATCCTGGAGCTTTTGGCTCTGGCCGATGCTGCCGATGATTTCCACAAAAAGACGGTGAAAGCTGCTGTGGGTGGAGGGGTGGCCAGTGTTGCTGGCAGCCTGACAACAATCACGGGGCTCATTCTGGCGCCTTTCACCTTTGGCGCCTCTATTATTGTCACGGCGGTGGGGATCAGTGTGGCGACGGCGGGCAGCATCACCTCAGCAACAGCCAACATCACAGATACAGTTCACTCTAACATGGACCGTAAGAAGCTGGAGAAGATGATCCAGGGCTACCAGGAGGAGATCAGCGACATCAGGGAGTGTTTGGAGTTTGTGCAGGTGaggaaatgtttgagtttgtactTAAATAATAAGACACAACGTGCCCAACTCACAATTAACCAGCACAACCTGCAACCAGCACAACAAATACATCCCAACAGGGGGAGCCAGAGCCTTTCCAGACACAGTCTCACATGTAGGATACTAAACTAAAAAATAGTATTTAGGCCTGTAACacttattacataattgtctaattgacAATTGTTTTTACATAATCACGGTTTCTTGTTTACCCgcattaattgctaacattaatTTAGGTTagtgttagttgttggcacttgaccctatacacgttcatagcaacaaaaatgacaacgggggaaaatatttagaaaatatgttttatgataataaagaggcatttacttcataggctgtgtatttgtgttattacattatctcggtcacatgacagtgatatatAACCAAAAGGTGTATCCAGGAATTTATTAAAAActtgaatttgtttaaaaaagtaatatataaataaatattttttaatttgactgaaagagacaattatattgttagtcgcaattatttctgagacaattaattgtacagcaaaatgttgaattgttacagctctaattGTATTCACTTCATAACAAACAAGCAAATGAAATGTCCTCATTCATCCCGTAAGGAATGAGAAAAATAGGACGTGTATCCAGTACGCCTCCCTTTGGAGAAGgattctgtccctctctctctccgtgccATCTT
This Sander lucioperca isolate FBNREF2018 chromosome 9, SLUC_FBN_1.2, whole genome shotgun sequence DNA region includes the following protein-coding sequences:
- the LOC116048828 gene encoding uncharacterized protein LOC116048828, translated to MDWGKVVCSVDSSERLPKQLERRKEVRPADYSRSRPDVQTVLQKKKHSHMAMSSQAAVMLLTPSGVFKKTPKPAEAAQREEEREAPKEQSVSNDSLSENNTTKELEVNREKWLSGSCENLSDTTVPKEKQGGLAGIFKRSASIDNLFDEEKGGLFSGLKKTPKASRDETVAEDKDDQKELSASDDSLFDNSNTKEKSIFSGMFKKTHKPADGTTTDEESNEDKKLSVSWENLLEANTYKEKTGGLAGIFKRSYKPAPRSIANEDPLSDTLELSASCGSLAETAEESEDMEAPEGGGLRRRRTISKKRRVVSFRVKKTLPKIQKLDLPSQSSDKMPLIEEAVELQELNRAQESTVEVQTLEMAAYPTEDNPLESEENDDLMEWWNTVKGWAEWNETSNFHEDDGQMSMEQAADRVYMAARLFVRLFNKRGASLQRGILELLALADAADDFHKKTVKAAVGGGVASVAGSLTTITGLILAPFTFGASIIVTAVGISVATAGSITSATANITDTVHSNMDRKKLEKMIQGYQEEISDIRECLEFVQAGMDTLQEWDFEKYSKSVAKKALNHNLRHVMKEGGMAGKALLINTNQLVSTVQVLGAAGGVAKAAQAISITTGVMSALFLALDIFFLAKDSHQLRKGAKTKFATKIREVCKELQDGLLELNKVKTQLQKTMDGIEVEEVEVEEEVEVEVEVEVEEEVDDDPRKLTELEQELDLLEEQLDRKVEEEQKSKDMGKEHLKSKKKKKEKSVKEKEEPEEKKDQEEMADKDAKAEGKKKSKKGKGEGESKISEEEKEQNNETVKAAKEDVLKEQSQIGKKDKETENRKQDQAKEDNCTNKKTDEKEKEKKKTGKEPCQETATGREDWERERRSSREEPDLKSHRRGRTARHDDHRERGGEEQESRSERRKFERAGGEEEEERWKRKEYKARRGSDRGREQEHGYRGSVPGSMALLEDGLYI